The genomic region CGGGCTGGCCGCCGCGCTGACCACCAGCGAGGGGAGGCAGCGGGAGTTCCTGCTCTCCGTCTCGCACGAACTGCGGACCCCGCTGACAGCGATCCGTGGGTACGCCGAGGCGCTGGCCGACGGGGTGATCGAGGCGGACGGCACGGCTGCCGCCGGCCGGACGATGCTCGCCGAATCGCAGCACCTCGACCGGCTGATCGGTGACCTGCTGGCGTTGGCCCGGCTGGAAGCCGCCGACTTCCCCCTCGAACCGGCGCCGGTGGACCTGACCCGTCTCGCCGCCGACGCCGAGCCCACCTGGTCGGGCCGGTGCGCGGCGGTGGGAGTGTCGTTCCGGGTGGAGAGCCCCGACCGGCCGGTCCCGGCGTACACCGATCCGGGTCGGATCCGGCAGGTGGTGGACGGGCTGCTGGAGAACGCGCTGCGGGTCGTACCCCCGGGAGCGCCTGTGGTGCTCGCGGTCCGGCAGGCGGGCGCGGACCCGGCTGCCGGCGGGGTCCTGGAGGTCCGCGACGGCGGGCCGGGCCTCACCGACGACGACCTGGCTGTGGCGTTCGAGCGGGGAGCGTTGCACGAGCGCTACCGGGGGGTGCGCAAGGTGGGCAGCGGTCTGGGGCTGGCGCTGGCTGCCGGGCTGGTCCGTCGGCTCGGTGGAGACATCACCGCGGGTCACGCGCCGGAGGGCGGTGCCGCGTTCACGGTCCGGCTGCCAAGTGATCCTTACCGGATCCGAACATCGGCCTGACGTTGCGCTCGTCATCGCCGGGCAGGCTGAGGGCTCCACTGACGAGAGGGAACGCCATGCCACGTTGGGGACTCGCCACCGCCACCACGTCACTGCTCGCAGCTGTGGCACTCGGCGCCA from Micromonospora profundi harbors:
- a CDS encoding sensor histidine kinase; this translates as MPDHPVPRQPARTEAQAGALPVVAVPPPAAPRRRRFGETLTARAVLVTCTVALVSVLVTAIVAVPLAIRGAERREQEALAAQARLAAEVLRTRLDRGRTADEERLIRQLRSQGIDAYLIRGGTADRAGLPPRVVQRVGQGRNVSARRPVDGRRALVEGRALPGGNGVVLSRASSPGLWRQVLLSLWLPLLAGLAAGVVAGLLLARRLARPIRVAATAAARLRAGDRAVRVPVEPPDEVADLAEALNGLAAALTTSEGRQREFLLSVSHELRTPLTAIRGYAEALADGVIEADGTAAAGRTMLAESQHLDRLIGDLLALARLEAADFPLEPAPVDLTRLAADAEPTWSGRCAAVGVSFRVESPDRPVPAYTDPGRIRQVVDGLLENALRVVPPGAPVVLAVRQAGADPAAGGVLEVRDGGPGLTDDDLAVAFERGALHERYRGVRKVGSGLGLALAAGLVRRLGGDITAGHAPEGGAAFTVRLPSDPYRIRTSA